One window of Paenibacillus albicereus genomic DNA carries:
- the kdpC gene encoding potassium-transporting ATPase subunit KdpC, producing MQLVTTSLRVSLVLMALCGLIYNLAVTGIAQGLMPHKADGSLIEDSSGRIVGSAHIGQTFTEPRWFHGRLSSIGYAADGSGTPNYAPSNPDLLERARQSAIDWQAANPAVPLGQVTADLITNSGSGLDPDISPEGARAQIPRVSAATGIPAAELEKLVERQVEPRQLGVFGEPTVNVLELNLALQALASNS from the coding sequence ATGCAGCTCGTCACGACCAGCCTGCGCGTCAGCCTCGTGCTGATGGCGCTGTGCGGACTGATCTACAACCTCGCCGTCACCGGCATCGCCCAGGGGCTGATGCCCCACAAGGCGGACGGCAGCCTGATCGAGGACTCCAGCGGCCGGATCGTCGGCTCGGCGCACATCGGCCAGACGTTCACCGAGCCGCGCTGGTTCCACGGGCGGCTGTCGAGCATCGGCTATGCCGCGGACGGCTCCGGCACCCCGAACTACGCGCCGTCCAACCCGGACCTGCTGGAGCGCGCGCGCCAGTCGGCGATCGACTGGCAGGCGGCCAATCCCGCCGTGCCGCTCGGGCAGGTGACGGCCGACCTCATCACCAACTCCGGGTCCGGCCTCGATCCGGACATCAGCCCTGAGGGCGCGCGCGCGCAGATTCCGCGCGTCAGCGCGGCGACCGGCATCCCTGCAGCCGAGCTGGAGAAGCTCGTCGAGAGGCAGGTGGAGCCGCGCCAGCTCGGCGTGTTCGGCGAGCCGACGGTCAACGTGCTGGAACTGAATCTGGCGCTGCAGGCTTTGGCGTCCAACTCTTAG
- a CDS encoding universal stress protein — MEPFKRKTPEEILASIVKLRQGRLNILVGAVSGSGKTYHMLREGEELIRQGVDAVVSPPVAAERSCAPGEGHRLETVPGIGWSRGGADACDLDVELLLKRNPEAVLVDDLAHRNRPEAPRATRLEDIELLLASGISVVTTVNIYELEGAAALARSWIGLRVDHPVPERALELADEMRLIDVTPDTLLERAAEGAIQSPPPRWLERGTLDKLRELALRLMAEGVNGTLEKHREELGLAGPSGIAERVLVAVQYHWNGSILVRRGQQVAKRLGGEMDVVAFVPSGRPLRGEEEAFRRSIRLLARKVGASFEERAFVSRRRLPRQLLNYALQRKATRIVLGHSRQTPRQDWWRGSIADRLLDLTRNIDLLFVADRSDRAGERILPARSPEPEPRSRYRRLTDQELKAEIGQLRRGSFKLYIGAAPGVGKTYAMLREGAELREKGVDVVIGLLETHGRADTQAQVGALEIVPRRQVRYRGTLLEEMDVDAILERRPEVALVDELAHTNIPGSERRKRFEDVRRLLDAGISVISTMNVQHLESLGDAVEQIAGVVVRETVPDRILRLADEVQLVDVAPKALQERMRAGKIYAREKVEAALGQFFKLGNLIALRELALRELADDVDERLESWDRRESLRGPWRREEVIFVAVTASPSAERLIRRGFRIAYRLKADWHVVFVHGRSPLAPELEGRLDGLRQLAERLGGSFRLLRREARQPAAAALLGWAAEKKATQIIVGQPARSGLRPFFANRFVRSVLREARQLDVLVVADYEADSGKLARSFREEEPS; from the coding sequence ATGGAGCCGTTCAAACGAAAGACGCCGGAGGAGATCCTCGCCTCGATCGTCAAGCTGAGGCAAGGAAGGCTGAACATCCTGGTCGGGGCGGTCAGCGGCTCGGGCAAGACGTACCACATGCTGCGCGAGGGAGAGGAGCTGATCCGCCAAGGCGTCGACGCGGTCGTCTCCCCGCCGGTAGCCGCCGAGCGCTCATGCGCTCCCGGGGAAGGCCATCGGCTGGAGACGGTCCCGGGCATCGGCTGGAGCCGGGGAGGGGCGGACGCGTGCGACCTGGACGTCGAGCTGCTGCTGAAGCGCAACCCGGAGGCCGTCCTCGTCGACGACCTCGCCCACCGCAACCGGCCGGAGGCGCCGCGCGCCACCCGGCTCGAGGATATCGAGCTGCTCCTCGCGAGCGGCATCAGCGTCGTCACGACCGTCAACATCTACGAGCTGGAGGGGGCGGCCGCGCTGGCGCGAAGCTGGATCGGCCTGCGCGTCGACCATCCCGTACCGGAGCGGGCGCTGGAGCTGGCCGACGAGATGAGGCTGATCGACGTGACGCCCGATACGCTGCTGGAGCGCGCGGCCGAGGGGGCGATTCAGTCGCCGCCGCCGCGCTGGCTGGAGCGGGGCACGCTCGACAAGCTGCGCGAGCTGGCGCTGAGGCTCATGGCGGAGGGCGTGAACGGGACGCTGGAGAAGCACCGCGAGGAGCTCGGCCTGGCGGGGCCGTCGGGCATCGCCGAGCGCGTGCTCGTCGCCGTCCAATACCACTGGAACGGGTCGATCCTCGTGCGGCGCGGCCAGCAGGTCGCCAAGCGTCTCGGCGGCGAGATGGATGTCGTCGCCTTCGTCCCGTCCGGACGGCCGCTGAGGGGCGAGGAGGAAGCGTTCCGCCGCTCCATCCGGCTGCTCGCCCGCAAGGTCGGCGCCTCGTTCGAGGAGCGCGCGTTCGTCTCCCGCAGGCGCTTGCCCCGCCAGCTGCTGAACTACGCGCTGCAGCGCAAGGCGACCCGCATCGTGCTCGGCCACTCGCGGCAGACGCCGCGGCAGGACTGGTGGCGCGGCTCGATCGCGGACCGGCTGCTGGACCTCACGCGCAACATCGACCTGCTGTTCGTCGCCGACCGCTCCGACCGTGCGGGCGAGCGCATCCTGCCCGCCCGCAGCCCGGAGCCCGAGCCGCGCAGCCGTTACCGGCGGCTGACCGACCAAGAGCTCAAGGCCGAGATCGGCCAGCTGCGGCGCGGCAGCTTCAAGCTGTACATCGGGGCGGCGCCAGGCGTCGGCAAGACGTACGCGATGCTGCGGGAGGGCGCCGAGCTGCGGGAGAAGGGGGTCGATGTCGTCATCGGCCTGCTCGAGACGCATGGCCGGGCGGACACGCAGGCGCAGGTCGGAGCATTGGAGATCGTGCCGCGCCGTCAAGTCCGGTACCGTGGAACGCTGCTGGAGGAGATGGACGTGGACGCCATCCTGGAGCGGCGGCCGGAGGTCGCGCTCGTCGACGAGCTGGCCCACACGAACATCCCGGGCAGCGAGCGGCGCAAGCGCTTCGAGGACGTGCGGAGGCTGCTGGACGCCGGCATCTCGGTCATCTCCACGATGAACGTGCAGCATCTCGAGAGCCTCGGCGACGCGGTAGAGCAGATCGCCGGCGTCGTCGTGAGGGAGACGGTGCCCGACCGCATCCTGCGGCTCGCCGACGAGGTGCAGCTCGTCGACGTCGCGCCCAAGGCGCTGCAGGAGAGGATGCGGGCGGGCAAGATCTACGCGCGGGAAAAGGTCGAGGCGGCGCTCGGACAGTTTTTCAAGCTCGGCAATCTGATCGCGTTGCGCGAGCTCGCGCTGCGCGAGCTGGCCGACGACGTCGACGAGCGGCTGGAGTCGTGGGACCGCCGGGAATCGCTGCGCGGGCCATGGCGGCGGGAGGAGGTCATCTTCGTCGCCGTCACGGCCAGCCCGAGCGCGGAGCGGCTCATCCGCCGCGGCTTCCGGATCGCCTACCGGCTCAAGGCGGATTGGCATGTCGTCTTCGTGCATGGCCGCAGCCCGCTCGCGCCGGAGCTCGAAGGCCGGCTGGACGGACTGCGCCAGCTCGCGGAGCGGCTCGGAGGCAGCTTCCGGCTGCTGCGCCGGGAGGCTCGCCAGCCGGCGGCCGCGGCGCTGCTCGGGTGGGCGGCGGAGAAGAAAGCGACGCAGATCATCGTCGGCCAGCCGGCGAGAAGCGGCTTGCGGCCCTTTTTCGCCAATCGCTTCGTCCGCAGCGTGCTGCGGGAAGCGCGGCAGCTCGACGTGCTCGTCGTCGCCGACTACGAGGCGGATTCGGGGAAGCTGGCGAGGTCGTTCCGCGAAGAAGAGCCGTCCTGA